From Mauremys mutica isolate MM-2020 ecotype Southern chromosome 17, ASM2049712v1, whole genome shotgun sequence, one genomic window encodes:
- the SCN1B gene encoding sodium channel subunit beta-1 isoform X1, with protein MKLTHVCQGGWSLQLESHPSASVTCTSWAKAAFSCREMSSCWAGCVEVDSHTEAVFGMTFKILCISCKKRSETSAEAYTEWYFREKGTETFTRILRYDPDALLEVVDERFQDLVVWNGSKNTRDLQDLSIFLTNVTYAQAGEYLCRVDRNLTFDGYVYNIVINKTIHVEVVDKANRDMASIVSEIMMYVLIVVLTIWLVAEMIYCYKKIAAATEAAAQENASEYLAITSESKENCAGVQVAE; from the exons ATGAAACTAACCCATGTGTGTCAAGGTGGCTGGAGCCTGCAGCTGGAATCCCACCCATCCGCTTCTGTAACCTGCACTTCCTGGGCCAAGGCTGCCTTCAGCTGTCGAGAGA TGTCGTCGTGCTGGGCAGGCTGCGTGGAGGTGGACTCCCACACTGAGGCTGTTTTTGGGATGACATTCAAGATCCTCTGCATTTCCTGCAAGAAGCGGAGCGAGACCTCGGCCGAGGCCTACACGGAGTGGTACTTCAGGGAGAAGGGCACTGAGACCTTCACCAGG ATCCTGCGTTATGACCCTGACgcactgctggaggtggtggaCGAGCGGTTCCAGGATCTGGTGGTGTGGAACGGCAGCAAGAACACGCGGGACCTGCAGGATCTGTCCATCTTCCTGACCAACGTGACCTATGCGCAGGCGGGCGAGTACCTGTGCCGTGTTGACCGCAACCTCACCTTTGATGGCTACGTCTACAACATTGTCATCAATAAGACCATCCATGTCGAGGTGGTGGACAAGG CGAACCGGGACATGGCGTCCATCGTGTCAGAGATCATGATGTATGTGCTCATCGTGGTGCTCACCATCTGGCTGGTGGCTGAGATGATTTATTGCTACAAGAAGATTGCAGCGGCCACGGAGGCAGCTGCACAGGAGAATGC
- the SCN1B gene encoding sodium channel subunit beta-1 isoform X2 has protein sequence MALLGPSLLLCLILVSSCWAGCVEVDSHTEAVFGMTFKILCISCKKRSETSAEAYTEWYFREKGTETFTRILRYDPDALLEVVDERFQDLVVWNGSKNTRDLQDLSIFLTNVTYAQAGEYLCRVDRNLTFDGYVYNIVINKTIHVEVVDKANRDMASIVSEIMMYVLIVVLTIWLVAEMIYCYKKIAAATEAAAQENASEYLAITSESKENCAGVQVAE, from the exons ATGGCTCTGCTGGGCCCATCACTCCTGCTCTGTCTCATCCTTG TGTCGTCGTGCTGGGCAGGCTGCGTGGAGGTGGACTCCCACACTGAGGCTGTTTTTGGGATGACATTCAAGATCCTCTGCATTTCCTGCAAGAAGCGGAGCGAGACCTCGGCCGAGGCCTACACGGAGTGGTACTTCAGGGAGAAGGGCACTGAGACCTTCACCAGG ATCCTGCGTTATGACCCTGACgcactgctggaggtggtggaCGAGCGGTTCCAGGATCTGGTGGTGTGGAACGGCAGCAAGAACACGCGGGACCTGCAGGATCTGTCCATCTTCCTGACCAACGTGACCTATGCGCAGGCGGGCGAGTACCTGTGCCGTGTTGACCGCAACCTCACCTTTGATGGCTACGTCTACAACATTGTCATCAATAAGACCATCCATGTCGAGGTGGTGGACAAGG CGAACCGGGACATGGCGTCCATCGTGTCAGAGATCATGATGTATGTGCTCATCGTGGTGCTCACCATCTGGCTGGTGGCTGAGATGATTTATTGCTACAAGAAGATTGCAGCGGCCACGGAGGCAGCTGCACAGGAGAATGC